atactgcgatattatattgcgatattaaaaaaatatatatatatatatattttttgaaagaaattttcactagatgacttgaatagctgtttggaaagactttgggtgactcaccatcaccacagtgtacagtgatccctcgtttttcgtggttaatggggaccagaacccgcagcGATATGTAAAAaaacgcgaagtagcgcacccccacACCCCCCaatttattttgtgtgtgtgtgtgcgtgtgtttttgtgttcaatgtatttattcagattttgcattggaaggagatacatataagacatgtttttttttctcacttacccccccaaagtgcttttaaaaatgtatatgattaatggtttttaagcacttcaaatgtcataattatgatcagttttaaacataactgtccaaccaaatcatttttgaacaagaataaagtactgtagtagattaATGCTTGGCTGTATTAAATGctgctgtttatctaccttagctgtgacagttagagtgacatgtagaaatttcaaactcctcatgatcacttctggcatttatgtctccaacgtctccacacacacacacacacacacacacattcattccagcgcggcttccttgcagaaactgtttaacaagctaaacgatgattgacagatgcccgtgtgaagtctgcttctttggccagatcaaagccatgttaactttaataagcaagtgccgcagtgactgagaggaacaaagaCTTGGGAGAAgaagggtgtgaggctgtgcgcagatcagaaagcaaggcgtatgtggattaaaaaaaataaaaactatcgcacgtgcttgcgatgggacacgCACGCACGCTCACATCGCGattgcgatgtttaaacgatgtatcgttcaggcttaatgtacagtatatacttttgatatggTGATGGGTACACAAAGAGATAtcgtccaaaccctttttgtgttagatggtatatatgtatattcactattttgcactgttggtctactgCATATAACCTGTTTCGACCATATTATGTAGAAAGCAAAAATGCCTTTGACCCtacctgctgtttctgttgaatAATCAGATATAAAAACTATTCAGTATCAATTTTTTCTGGTgagtgttcatcctaacatgttgaatagatATTATAAACCTTCAAAatgttgagcatgtttggttgtcaattggaaatCTATATTACAAACTTGAGCAAAAAATCTGGggattttttcgtctttttgggtccaaaattttgattaaaattggtcagtgaagaaaacaaaggtttgggcATGAAGGCTTATGAAGTCCTGAAACAAGGGACCCAACcaagccattgtgaacaatttttctttgaaatatatagGGAttaaacatcaaaggcatgaaaattcggacaaaataggcccagatgttaaagggttaaaagacAGTCATATTTTCAAGTTGAAAAAAACCAAACCAACTTAATTAGTTCTAAATTACTGCACGCTACAGCCAACAACCATGATAATCAGTATATTTAATGAGTTCCAATCTGATAGCGTCGATCGAAAAGGAACATTATCTCGAATCTTGTACACACTCTCATTAGATTGTGCAGGTGGTCGTGTTGTGGTCTTCCTTTATTTCCGCtctgtgtatttttttcccacatattACAAAGTCACTTTAGGACAAACTGCAAGCACACGTGTGGCTTTCTCCACATTTTACGATTGGCTAGACAAACATATCCAGCATACAGCCTTTTGAGGAGTCTGATGGAACGCGTGATCATGTGGAATACAAAGCGATGGCATATCAGAGGAGTAAGACATCAGACAATAACCCAATCACCCATCCTCCTGTTATCTTAAGCTGCCCGAATTCCACTATTACGGTGGAGCTGTGTGCTGGCGCTGCTGAAAGACATAAAGTAACCAGTAGGGGGGTTTGTTTTCTACCCTCCCAGTGTGTTCCGTGCCCGCCTTTGCAATAGAAAGGACTAATGCTGGCATGGTACTGTATTAGGCACCCCCAGTAGAATAGTGGGTGAGCAGATTGCAAAGATGAATACAAAACACACACCTACACTCTGGGCTCATCTCACTCCTTTGCAAATGCACCGCGGCATCAAAATCACAAATCACATGCTTCTGATTGTTTATGCACAAACAGTAGGCCCCAGATAGAATTGCCTAGCGGTCCTGATAGAATTGCCCACCGTGTTTAAATTCACCTGCGCCTAGAAGCGTGTCCCAAACAGAGAGGCGGTTTGGTTCCAGATCAATGAGTCTCTCCCCCACTGAAGACAACAGATAATGCAGTGTAATGAAAGAGCCGCCAAACGAgctgaataaatgaatgaataaaggaaCGTGAGACCAGAATTCAGATGCCTACTTACTGCAGGCGAGGAAGAAAATGTTTTCCAATTGTCTCGTCTTTACAAATACTACTGCCTGCATACAGATGACAACAAAGGCAACCACAGATTTTTGGTAAATAACATTACCATTTGTTGTCAAGAAGATTTTGAAGCCCGAATAATCTCTCACTTGCATTGTTAGTCATACATCACATATACATAATATGACCAGGTGAAGCATAAGAatgtatgacaaaaaaaaaaaggtaataatAAACGAAAATACATACATCCATAGCAGTAGAGATTGAAATTCTCAAGATATTTTCTTCCAACTTTAGTCAACATTTTAAGAGTCTCTGCAAGCATGCTCACAACATTCACATGCATGGGGAAATTAATATGACTTGCTTATGTTTATGGATGCACAACACTGGGGGATGCAGTTAAAATATTAAAGTAATTCCACCTAGTTTGGGAAGTGATCCAGAAACTTGTGATCCTAGATGAGACAGGTCAAATATTTTATTAGATTTTTCACACTATTTGGTTCATCCTCAAAAGTGATGAAACATTCTTTCTAATTTGAATGTTTGGATGGTACTGATAACAGTCTCACAAGGTTGCCTGTCCATCCACCTATTTTCAACACAGCTTAACCTGTCCAGGGTCATGAGGTGCCTGAGCCTATCCTTGCTGACGTCGGACATCAGACTACAGGCTTAACCCATTGCCAGTCAGTAACAAGGCAAGCATTTGCACTACTTCATTCACACCTTCGGTGAGTGGTAACTGAACCCAAGCTGCATACAGCTAAATTAGACAAATGTAGTGCTAAGCAATCAGCCACTAGTCTGTTGCCTGTTAGTTCAAAATGTAATGTGTCAatgcttacaaagatgaatgtttaAAACGGTGTAAATTAAATAGGGGTCTCGCAATTCTGTTCCCCATTACAAAGGACATCAGACCAAATGTTTAAAATTACTGAAGTACGTGAAGTTATAGCAGTCAATGTATTTAGAGTGACCAAGCaaaaacgcacacacacatacacaaaacaaaatgacCTCCTACCAAGCATATGGTTGGCCACATGAACTTGGATGTCCCATTCGCTGTAGAAGACCATCTGACATTTGATGCACTGGTATGTCTTCTTCTGTTAATATgatcaagagaaaaaaaattactattCTTGGTATCGAAATAAATCAGTGCAAAATGAGCCTTCATACAAATATAGCCACTGTACCTCTTCAGTTTGTGATGGACTGGATCTGGGCataggggacatttggggtgtcTTTAGCTGCCCGCTGCTGTTGTCCCCTGCGTGCACACTCTGGACATGGTTCTGCAATTCTGCCTCGGTCTCAAACTTCACATTGCAGCTCGAGCACCGTGTTTTTGTGGCCGCTGCTGAGGATGTGGAAgaggacgatgatgacgaagagACAGCTTTGCCTTTTCCTTCGCCTGGGCTGAGACTCTCTCCCTGAATCCATTGAGCGGCGTTTGGCGCTGGAGTGGAGGCACCCGCCTGTTGCTGCTGTTGCCTGCCTCCATTCATCGTTGGGCTGGAGCTCTTTGAACCAGCGTTGGCCACACAAGATGCGCAAAGTCCATAAGGCAGGCCGTTGATGTCCAATTTGACTAGATCCTGCTTTGAACGGAAATCTTTCAAGCAGGAGGCACACTTaaatggtttttggacattatgGAGCTGCTGGTTGTGAGATACGGCATTGCCGCGACCAATGGATTGGCTGGCAGACATTGTCCCTGTTTTTTGCATGTGAAAGGTACCGTGAATCTTGAGTTCCAATGTAGAGGTGACCGTTTGCATGCACACGACGCACCGGAAACCCGTCAGTGAATTCCTTAGGTCGGGGTGCATCTGACAGTGCTCTAGGAAGTCCTCCTCACTATGGAGAGGCATCTTACATATGCGGCAGCTGCCTGTATCCAGACTTTTGCTGTGGGTGACCTTGTGTTCGGTCAGGGTGAGCAGAGAGGGGAAACGCTCCCCGCAGATTGGACACATATAGTGCTTGACTGGCCCAAGGTGCGTCTGCATATGTTCCCTTAGCCCAGCCTCAGAAAAGAAGGTGCGAGAGCATACGTTGCACTTGTGGTTTCCTTTGATCATTTCAGCTTTCCTTTTCATCATGGCGCTCTCGCCTGGGCGAATGTTGTGGTCCCTCAGCTGGTGGTTTGTGAGAAGAGATTCCATTGTGTACGAAGCCCCGCAAATGTCACAACTATACATGGGCTCGGCAGTCTCTACCTCTTCCTCGCTTCCATCGTGGCTGTTCTGGGACTCCACTACAGATCCTCCTGTGGTCCCTGTCCCATGGCTGTTAGTTAGAAGGCCTTGCAACTCTGCTTCATCTTTCGGATGACCGTCCACCCCACTTACAGCAGAGCCGTTAGCACCACAGTTCTGAGCTTTTCCCTCAAACACACAATGTTTCTCCCGCAAATGTTTTTCCAAAAGCACAATCGCATGGAAAGCCTTGCTGCAGAAGCGGCAGTTGTACTTCTTACTGTGGGTGGTGATGTGGCACTGCAGCTCCACCTCCGTCCCAAATGACTCCCCACAGAAGATGCAACGGTGGGCGCGGCCTTGGTTTTCCAGGTGGCTGTGTTTGACATGTAACTGCAGATCTGTCTCGTGCCTGAAGTCCCAGTTGCAGGAGGTGCAGCGGTACACCTTCTTCTCATTGCTATGTTTTACAGCTAAGTGGAGCTGGGTTGACACCTTTGAGTCAAACACCTCTTGACACAATGTGCACCGAAAGAACACAAAGGTATGCATGTCCAGCAAGTGCTTCTGCAGGTCATCCACAGATGTGAACTGTTTGTCACAGCTCTCACAGATGTAGTACGTGGAGGTGATTGTGAAGTGAATGGTGACATGCTTCAGCAGAGACTCCTGATTTGGGAACTCTTTGTTGCACTGAGGGCAGGTGAGTTGAGGCTGCAGGCCATCCAGGTGTGTCTTTAGGTGAGTCTGAAAAAGATCTAAGTTGGTATACTTGGCCCCACACTGGTTACATATGAATTCACTAGTAGAACGTGTGGCTGAGCCACCCTGTTTGAGCATGCTTGCTTGCTCTACGGTTATTGGAGACGATGGGCTGAGGGAGTGCAATGTCTTCTTTCCATTGTTGATGTAGTTGAGTGCAAGAGGAATATTCTTGTGGTTCTCTTTGATGTGCTTATTGAGCTTCAGAACACTGTTGAATATGGGTGAATTAGTGCAGTATGAACAAGAGTATACCTCTACAATAGGCTCCTTGGGAGTGACAGCCAAAGGAGAGTCAAAACGCAGGCTACCCCCGTCACAATGAGTCTGACGAACATGCTCTTCCAAGGTCGTCTCTGTCAAGAAGCCCATGAAGCATTGGGGACAAAAGAAGGCATTGCTCTCTTTGGCCACGGGACTTGGAAAGCCATGAGAACAGCGGATATGTTCCTGCAGGGCATTGAGATCACTCAGTATCTCGGGGCAGAAGTTGCACTGAAGGAGGGAGTCCGGCAAGCCAGCTAGCAGGGCTGGATGGCTTTCAGCATTGTGTACCTGCTTTAGATGttcatttagatttatcaatgacGGCAGGACCTCCAAGCAAAATTGGCATGTGTGCGCCTGCTCCGGCTTGTCCAGGTGCATGGTCCGCAGGTGAATTTGAAGAACAGCCAAACTAGAGAACACTTGCTTGTTGCAGTACATGCAACTGTAAGAAACCTTTGGCTGTTTGGCCGCCCTTCCCCCTGTCTCTGATGCGTTATGAGCAGCCCGCTTCCTCCGGCCCCGTGTTTTGGGGACAGGCGGCGCTGTTTCTACCATTGTTGAGCTGTCAACAGAGAGGTTTGAGTCTGGAGTGGTGCTTGAGACAGAGGTGTATCCTACAGTTAGCAAAGAAGGGCTGTTACTATGGTTGCTAGATTCAGGGAGTTGATGGATGTCCATATGAGCATAAAGGTCTTCAACAGACAAAAAGTGCTCAGAGCATATAGCACAGGAGTGGCTCTTCCGGTCACGGCTGTGAGCCTGATCGATATGAGTCAGCAGGGTTCCCTCATCACCGAAGGGCTCGTGGCAATAGATGCACTGAAGGGTGGCACCCAAGCCTCCATCCTCTGATGGGGAGCACTCAGGGTGGCACTCAGCAATGTGCCGTTGAAGATCTTCTGGGACATCAAAGCCTTCCTCACAACGGCTGCACTTACGCGTCTCTTTCAGTTTCCAGTCATCAACTCGACAGAGGCTCGAGCCGCCGCCCTCTTTGCCCCTATCGTGCACTTGCATGTGGCCATGCAGTGAACTTGACGAGAGGAAGCCTCGGCGGCAGACGGGGCACTTGTGGGGTTTGTTGGAGGCGTGAGTTTTCATGTGGATTTTCAGGTGATCACTGCGGGAGAAGGCTGAGTCACATTCGCCACAGTGGTACTTCTTGTCACCAGTGTGCAGCTTGACGTGTCGATCGCGGCTGCGCTTGTGCTTGAACAGACGGCTGCAGAAGGTACAGCTAAACGGAAGCTTGTCGCCGTGGCTTTGCTCGTGCCGTTTTAGGAAGCTCAGGCGGCTGAACGACTTGTTGCAGAATTGGCACGGGTATGGCAGGCCTGGTCCCCCTTCATCCTCTCCAAAATCATAGTCTTCACACTGTCCCGGAGATGTTTGATCCTTACTGGAGGGAGATGAGGCTGGCCAAGAACATGATGGGTCGTCCTCAATGTCTGCACCGTCTGGAAAAGAAATAGAAATAGAGAGGAGATTGTCAGTGAGGTCATTGGGGGAGGGCCGTACACACATGTACTACATGGTAGTAACCCAttagtttttttcatttgcatgtACAGTAAAAGAAGGGTCACCATTGTGTTGTCAGTTATGTTAATTACAAGTATTGTGtgaatttttatgtattttaaatAGCACTGAACAATGCCTCCCTGTAGGTGTTATCCAAAAAGTTACCCTAAAACACACAATTTAAAGTATAATTAGAGAAGATAATTAGAAGAAATACTTTTACCACAATTAACCTTGTATGTGGCCGTGTAATGGCTTCGCCAACTGTGACTCATAACACAATTTCTGACATTTAAAGCCAAAGCAAGACAGTGGGTGCACTTGAGGATGAAAGCCTGGCATGAGGTAAATTAGAACATTTCTATTATTTCTGAACAAAGACTAAAAGctaataattacaaaaaaagacagaaaaaaagcAAGTGCTATTGAAAAAACCTTACAGCAAGATTAAATGCATACGAAAAATTTTGCACTGGTGGGAGTGGGAGAGAAGATTAAATGTGCAATTTTGACCACAGCCGTGCAAAGCCTTTAGGAAGTCTCCGCCGCGAGACAAATGATTTTCATGAAAAGTTGAGCATTCAGAACATCAGTCAATACATATCCGATTATAGGATGAACGTTATTATCATATTTATCAGCATGCAAAGCTGTAAGGCAAATGataatgtttgaaaaaaatggcTGTTGCACAGAGGAGGAAAGAAAGCGGACAgtgtctaaaaacatgtcaaaaaggttccaaaggctaTCAAATTCACGGGTGCATTTTGCTATTTTCACACATGCAAacctacaaaaaaaattttgaaagaaATTTTGAGTAATATTTAAAAACCTTCAGGCAGAAGAACCAACACTGGACGAAACGGTTAAGAGGACATTTATTCAGGGCTTTGCACATTTAGGTAATTGGACGTGTGGCCATATTAGCGTCACTGATTGAAAGTGGCGAGAGATGAGTGGCTAGTGAAGGATTACTCCTCATGGAATAATCGATGCAgagttttagtgctgcaacgattaatcgattaactcgagtaattcgataagaaaaaaagctttgaatcaaattttgctgcttcgaggatcggttcaattagagtggcgttgtatttttttgttttgaaagtctttattgattttggtagatacactgccctctacttGCAACTgtgaatatgacaactcatttaacatgactgaatccagctgctccctgttaatacCAACATaaggcaagtttttgtttgagctaatatgttttttatgcattccgaatttttttttgtgagaatatgtgtttgaacgatttgttaagagcattatataaaaagaaaaaagaactttgcattttatagcatttaagatagcggactttcgctatgcaagttagccagttgttattTTGTCATACttacatcctcatttatttatttattatttatactgTTTGAAGCTAGGCGTaggaattttaatttatttttaaatgaaagtgcaattctgcattgtttgaagaaacactacggaattttattatgtattcgcatttaaggctattttgaaagtgcaatttcagcaacatctcctaaaatttattctgcaacgcttttcatgttcctaatccgattactcgattattcgaactaactgatCCACCTTAGGTCAAACTGATCCACCTTAGGTCAAAGCCACGCATTAGCAGAGTCACAGACATTATTTATTGCCCAGCAGTGCGGGGCTCTCCTCTGGACTCATCACATCACAAAGGAATGTGACTCGAGCACTGTACTCCAATTCTCAACTGTACTTTGTATTTTTGTACTTTTGCTAATCTTATGGGACAAAATCCCAAAATGAATACAAAGTATTACCGACTCTTATTGAACATCTCCACCGCAGTGCATAAAAGAACTAGTATAAATGGTCAGCATCTCCACAGGTAGCTGGGTAGCCTACATCCCAGATGCGTACAAGTGTTAAAATGATGCTAAAAATTTGGTACAGCTAGTTAGGtaagcggattttttttttcaattatcatAATATTCAGGAATAACTCCATACCATTTATTCCTCTTTCCTTAGGTTTTTGACTGGCTAAAATTGTTTTACAGTCAGCGGAAGAGCGCCATCTGTTGCACtgatatttatgtttttgtggAAAATTACTTCTTGAAAATCCCTGTGTGAATAGCCTCACTTATTCAAGGGCAAGCAGGTGTAGAGAATCACTGGGGACACCGACAATACTGCTCCCATATGTGTTACAAATACTTGATGGTCTCCCGACAGGCAAATATGCTGACATTCCAGCACACTGTTGCATTGTACAGTAACATAACTGGAAAACACCATTTCCCCAAGTTCAAAAGGTTACAGGCCACTTCTTCCTGCTGTCCAATTTCAAGTGCTCTCGACTTCCTTACCTAAATGAAACAGCGTAATCCCAACCCTTTCAGAAAAAGCTCTGTCAAAAGGTCAAAACTTAGAAATGGAAAAACAAGAGGAAACTGCAAAGATTTATGAGGGGAGGAGAGGACGCGGTGAAGGAAAAGCTCTTTGCAGGAGCCAACCTGGAAAGAGTTGAGCTGACAAAACCGAGTGTCTTTTTCTCTTCCCTTTGCTGTTGTTTTTACAATGTGATCTGCCCTTCATCAGGATATCATGCCCTCTCTGAACACTTGCCCCCCATCAGGGCCTATCTTCAGGAAACAGATGCAGTCGGAGGAGGCCATTCCCTTGTCCCCACCCCCACCGTAAACTGCTGAAAAGGAGCCCACCTCAACACCGCTGCCCTCCCGAATAGCTACCTTCCACCGCTGGCGAAGCGCCCACTCGACGCATCTCTCTCTAGGTACAAACCTCGCATGGTTTGGAAGCCTCCATACGAGCCTCTGTCTTTGCTTTGCGGGAGGGTGGCTGACTCAGTGCAATGCCCTCCTCCACAGAGGGGGCGGATCTGCCCTCTCTCCCTCTGCCATGGAGACAGTGCATGAAGAATGACCCCGACCAATGCCTTACAGTCAAACATATTGGCTTGAAGACAACgctataaaacaaacaaacaaatggaTCCGTATACAAGGTTAAATGAAATTCGACGATCCTAAATGAGGATGCGCTTGCCTTGGGTCATTGTCAAGCTGTCGTTCCATTGTTAGCTCATTTGCTTgatgtcaa
The DNA window shown above is from Corythoichthys intestinalis isolate RoL2023-P3 chromosome 14, ASM3026506v1, whole genome shotgun sequence and carries:
- the LOC130930327 gene encoding zinc finger protein 521-like isoform X4; its protein translation is MKTHASNKPHKCPVCRRGFLSSSSLHGHMQVHDRGKEGGGSSLCRVDDWKLKETRKCSRCEEGFDVPEDLQRHIAECHPECSPSEDGGLGATLQCIYCHEPFGDEGTLLTHIDQAHSRDRKSHSCAICSEHFLSVEDLYAHMDIHQLPESSNHSNSPSLLTVGYTSVSSTTPDSNLSVDSSTMVETAPPVPKTRGRRKRAAHNASETGGRAAKQPKVSYSCMYCNKQVFSSLAVLQIHLRTMHLDKPEQAHTCQFCLEVLPSLINLNEHLKQVHNAESHPALLAGLPDSLLQCNFCPEILSDLNALQEHIRCSHGFPSPVAKESNAFFCPQCFMGFLTETTLEEHVRQTHCDGGSLRFDSPLAVTPKEPIVEVYSCSYCTNSPIFNSVLKLNKHIKENHKNIPLALNYINNGKKTLHSLSPSSPITVEQASMLKQGGSATRSTSEFICNQCGAKYTNLDLFQTHLKTHLDGLQPQLTCPQCNKEFPNQESLLKHVTIHFTITSTYYICESCDKQFTSVDDLQKHLLDMHTFVFFRCTLCQEVFDSKVSTQLHLAVKHSNEKKVYRCTSCNWDFRHETDLQLHVKHSHLENQGRAHRCIFCGESFGTEVELQCHITTHSKKYNCRFCSKAFHAIVLLEKHLREKHCVFEGKAQNCGANGSAVSGVDGHPKDEAELQGLLTNSHGTGTTGGSVVESQNSHDGSEEEVETAEPMYSCDICGASYTMESLLTNHQLRDHNIRPGESAMMKRKAEMIKGNHKCNVCSRTFFSEAGLREHMQTHLGPVKHYMCPICGERFPSLLTLTEHKVTHSKSLDTGSCRICKMPLHSEEDFLEHCQMHPDLRNSLTGFRCVVCMQTVTSTLELKIHGTFHMQKTGTMSASQSIGRGNAVSHNQQLHNVQKPFKCASCLKDFRSKQDLVKLDINGLPYGLCASCVANAGSKSSSPTMNGGRQQQQQAGASTPAPNAAQWIQGESLSPGEGKGKAVSSSSSSSSTSSAAATKTRCSSCNVKFETEAELQNHVQSVHAGDNSSGQLKTPQMSPMPRSSPSQTEEKKTYQCIKCQMVFYSEWDIQVHVANHMLEEGLNHECKLCSQSFDSPAKLQCHLIEHSFEGMGGTFKCPVCFTVFVQANKLQQHIFSAHGQEDKIYDCSQCPQKFFFQTELQNHTLTQHSS